The genomic stretch GGCAATAAAGTAATGGTGGTAATAAAGAAAATGAGCTGGCCCGCAAACAGAGGGAGATGCATGGAGTGTACAAGGACGTGATAGGAAGAAGGTTCAAAGAGTATAGCGCGTGACGAACCAGATTCGTAGACGCAATCATATTCTGTTTAGGTACCCTAGAGATATCCAAAAGCCACGTCATTTCTCAATGACCCTAatcgccgccgccgccgccgccgccactcGATCAGATCTGCGGTCAGCACCCAACGCTGCTAGCATAGTTACTGCCCCCTACCACTACCTCGTCACATCAAACTCTTTTTTTGCCACCATCATTCTgctcaagtgttttttttttcttacagtgtcaatttctgttttttaaattgttttttattaaaaaatattaaatttatattttttaatataataatattaaaaataaaaataaactaaaaaaatattttttaaaaaccacatACGTTATAATACCAAATTTAGGGCCATGCATCGTCGATTTGGGTTCGTACAGGCTTGATAGGGGGAGAACAAAAACTCGAGTAAAATAAATTTGGGACCACAACACAGAGTCCCGGTGTCTACACCAACTTCCTCAAGCCTCAGCCGTTGATATAAATGGGACCACAGATCCATGGCACACTGAAAACTGgcagtgtttgttttttacgtgcaatcatgtttttaaagattttattttaaaaaaattgatatgatgatattatatatatatatatatatatatataatattttaaaaaaacatactcTACAATAATTTCTACCACTAATGCAGACGTAAAGATAATTCAAACACTGACGCCGACATGAAGATAGGACGCGGGCTATATTTTAGCCACCTTTGCTTACGCGGCAACGGTACCTTGTCAGACGAAAGAAAGATTATCGACGAAGAGTAATACAAATCAAATCTGCAAGTAGCCCATCATATCATCAAATGGACAATTTAGACAGCGACAAATAAAGAATATAATTATCGACCCATTTTTAGCTTCATAAAGTAATAAAGGGATTGACAGGACGATAATCACAGCCTCTTGTCAAGGATTCAAGTAGCTCTGCCAGATTGGGTTGATAAGGCTTTATGGAATTCACTGAGATATTTTTTCCAAGAGAACCTCATTTTTCATATATAGGTCTAGAAACAGGTCCTTCCTTCCAATAATGGCCAGTccagaaaaaaattttatcctgaattataatataaatacataaaaattattttttaaaatcaatcattaattcagatatattaatttatctagttaacaataaaatttcaattcaaattcataacagaaaatataaaaaaaataaaatttaaaataaatataaattataccaTTAAAGTTACATCCTTCAATGACTACAGAGCACCAGACCCTTGACAGGAGGCCGACTGGCTATATCATTACAAATCTTTCATTCTCAAACAGGGAATCCGGCAGTAAACTGCAGTACTAGACTTGTCTATTGTCTCCCGTCTAAGTTCTTCAAAGTTTCCCAATTGGAAAAACATTTGTGTCAAACTGCTAATGGGATATACTAAAAACATCTTGCATACAACTCTGTCAGCAATTACTTTCTCCATTAGTCTTAGCTTTGAATGGATACATGCACGGTGGATCATGTTGGAAGATGAAGCAAAATACAGACCAAAGCAAGGCAATGAAGAGATTATATTCATCTACAACCATATATGACTACGAGTGCGACCGTGCATGCTCAGGTTTGTGGGTGTATTCATAGTCAAGATGAACAAAGGCACGCTCAATCTCTGGCAGTAGCTCGAGCTTCTCTTGCAAAGATTCCCCAATGTCGTGAGCCTCCTGCAAGGGCATGCTCGAAGGCAGGACAATGTCAACCTCAACAAAATAGTGAGACCCAAAGGTGTAAGCCCTAACTGTATCAATGTGTCTAATGGCCTTGTGATGGTTCCAGCAAAGGTATGTTAGTTTTTGTAGATAATCTGGTGTAGCTGATTTTCCAACAAGAGAATTCACATTCTCCAACACGGTCATTGACCACGTGCGAATGGTGTACAAGGCCAGCTGCACcaatatcaaacacatttttttagCAAGCGCAGATGCAGCAAGTAAAAGCAGAGGTTTTCATTAAGCTTATTTGATTCCCTAAGACAAGGCTAGCAAATGAAAGATTCAAATCTGCATCTATGAGTTCAAAATCTCGACGTGGTCAATTTCACCTTATGGAGAAGCATAAACATGACATTTTGCGTGCCCTATTGCTTAAGAGGTCCCAAAAGGGGTGGATTAATATAAACAGAAGAAAGCAGGATAGTTGCACTCATCTATAATCTTGTCCTCATTTGTAACAGTTTAGCCTCTCAAGAGTCCAACAGATAGCTATATGTAAGTGATAGATTCAAGACTCAGTTTGCAATGCAAGCACCAGAAAGACTGTAGATGGATTTAACCATTCTAGATAACTACCATGTAAACTACTAGTGCTGAATTCAAATAGAATAGAGCTACCCTGGTGCCAAAGAAGAGCAGAGAGAAGTAAGAACAGGAAGGGGAGGGAGGGAGTGCAATCACTTACAACTATAGCACCAACAGGATCCATCCAGGCCTCCAAGTAATTAGCAAGAAGCGCCGCAACAAGGCCAATGGTATTTGtaataacatcaaaaaaatGATCCTGGGCATAAGCTTTGACAATCTCATCAGTAAAGGAGCGACAATAAATCATCAGCACAAGTTTCACCAAGGTCACTGATAGCATAATGCCCACAATCCAGCGCTCTTGCTCCTTGGTCAGATCAAAGTCACTCTCCTGGAAGAGCATTACAAGAAATGTGAGATGTGGTCACACATCATCCTTTCAAGTACACCTAATAGTCCCTGCCGTCTCAAGAAATAATAAGGTGCTTGTTGATTGAAAACATTGAAAATTGTGAGTTTCCAAAAATGAAATCCACTTACATCAGACAGCAATGCGCGCACTGATTCCAATATAATCTGCAATCCTAAAGTTGCCATGACAGAGGCAAAAACAAGAATCCCCTGCATATGATTCACAAGTTTAGGAAATCTATTATTTCATTAGACAGACTTCCATATTCATAAGCAGAAAGGAGAAATACGCCCACTGTTATTCAGGCATATGgcaataatgaaaaagaaaaggaagaaaaaaattagcattGAAACAGCATCAAGATCATGATGAAGTTTATTGCATTCGTACTGGAAAATTTGATCGGAAATTGAAAGCATAATTGATAGAGGACTGACCAAAGGCTGCATGCGTTTCTTTCCAATGGGATACTGATAAGGGTTTGGTGTTTGCATAGAGAATGCAGTGAACCATAGGATAAAGCCAGACAAAAGATCAAGAAGAGAGTCCAAAGTGGACGCAATGATGGCTAATGAACCACTTCTGATGGATGCATAAGCCTTAGCTACAAAAAGAACCatatttgcaaaatttgatattCTAATTGCAAAGGTCTCACTTCTAGccaaaatttccttctcttcCTGCAACAACAGCAACCGCAAAAATTTCAGCTTAAACCATCAGTCATGCACTAAACAAAGGGAGTGAAGCCACACAAACCTTTGACATTCCAGGAATAAATCCACGCTCTGCCAAAGCATCCATTTCATTAAAGCCCTCGAGCATTTCCACCTGCTGCTGATAGTACTCAGCTATGTCATCTTCAGGACCTAAGGCCATCAAGCAAAATGGTCGAGACATGACTCATATACCATTATCCATAGCAATAATTTTTCCTTACATGAAAGGTACTAACATTAGCTGCAAAGAGACGACTATACAAGCCAAGTCATGAAAGGATGGGCTTCGCCAAAACTTTTGAATCATAGACTCTAGTTCATGACATTATCAAAACTAACCTGCGACTGAAACCCCTGCCAATAAATCATGATTAGTTCTTCATTAATTCAATCCACCAtatctaatcatttttttaatcaattatagTGTTATACATCCTATAAATGGAAAAGGAATATCGTCATATGcacgtataaaaaaaaaaattaaaaaaaaacacataccaaccccaattcgtttttttttttttttttttcaaactccgATTATACACGCCCACACACTTGAAAGGATGAGAGATAAACATGTTAGCTAAAGATTTGGCAATATCAAATCTAACTCATCTACATTAGTGCTTAAAGACTTTAAGCTGTTGTCATATTTTCCCATTAAAACCTCATGCTTAAACACTTTAAGTCACGTATATAAATCCTACCAGTCAAACACCAACCCATCGGATTTTGTCTTTCATACCAACCTCTGCTGTAATTTACACAACTAGAGCCAAACACTCACGGTACCATCTTAACAACCCAGAAACATTCAAAAAAGgatcaaacacatttttttgTGACCCGGGAAAAAAACCCAGATACGCCAAACTTGAAAAAGATCAGTACTTTGACACCgaacaaggaaaaaacaaaaagaaaatctgaCCGAATATTGCCATTTAAGACCAGAAAAGAAGTAAAACACTTtcaaagagattaaaaaaaacaagcatgaCAGTTTATTGTTACTTTAATAACACTAATTActacagaaaaaataattttttttttaaatacctaaAACTCCATAACAATCATGAATTCCGGGAGGCCGCTTTTTCTCTTTGCGTTCGGGTGATAACTGGTACCCGTCGAAGTTTAACTGCCACGACCCGTCACCTTTGTCGTTTGGAGACA from Populus alba chromosome 8, ASM523922v2, whole genome shotgun sequence encodes the following:
- the LOC118052204 gene encoding metal tolerance protein 11 isoform X3, translating into MLEGFNEMDALAERGFIPGMSKEEKEILARSETFAIRISNFANMVLFVAKAYASIRSGSLAIIASTLDSLLDLLSGFILWFTAFSMQTPNPYQYPIGKKRMQPLGILVFASVMATLGLQIILESVRALLSDESDFDLTKEQERWIVGIMLSVTLVKLVLMIYCRSFTDEIVKAYAQDHFFDVITNTIGLVAALLANYLEAWMDPVGAIVLALYTIRTWSMTVLENVNSLVGKSATPDYLQKLTYLCWNHHKAIRHIDTVRAYTFGSHYFVEVDIVLPSSMPLQEAHDIGESLQEKLELLPEIERAFVHLDYEYTHKPEHARSHS
- the LOC118052204 gene encoding metal tolerance protein 11 isoform X1, which codes for MVEPVNNENEEELSLLSPNDKGDGSWQLNFDGYQLSPERKEKKRPPGIHDCYGVLGVSVAGPEDDIAEYYQQQVEMLEGFNEMDALAERGFIPGMSKEEKEILARSETFAIRISNFANMVLFVAKAYASIRSGSLAIIASTLDSLLDLLSGFILWFTAFSMQTPNPYQYPIGKKRMQPLGILVFASVMATLGLQIILESVRALLSDESDFDLTKEQERWIVGIMLSVTLVKLVLMIYCRSFTDEIVKAYAQDHFFDVITNTIGLVAALLANYLEAWMDPVGAIVLALYTIRTWSMTVLENVNSLVGKSATPDYLQKLTYLCWNHHKAIRHIDTVRAYTFGSHYFVEVDIVLPSSMPLQEAHDIGESLQEKLELLPEIERAFVHLDYEYTHKPEHARSHS
- the LOC118052204 gene encoding metal tolerance protein 11 isoform X2 — protein: MVEPVNNENEEELSLLSPNDKGDGSWQLNFDGYQLSPERKEKKRPPGIHDCYGVLGPEDDIAEYYQQQVEMLEGFNEMDALAERGFIPGMSKEEKEILARSETFAIRISNFANMVLFVAKAYASIRSGSLAIIASTLDSLLDLLSGFILWFTAFSMQTPNPYQYPIGKKRMQPLGILVFASVMATLGLQIILESVRALLSDESDFDLTKEQERWIVGIMLSVTLVKLVLMIYCRSFTDEIVKAYAQDHFFDVITNTIGLVAALLANYLEAWMDPVGAIVLALYTIRTWSMTVLENVNSLVGKSATPDYLQKLTYLCWNHHKAIRHIDTVRAYTFGSHYFVEVDIVLPSSMPLQEAHDIGESLQEKLELLPEIERAFVHLDYEYTHKPEHARSHS